One Streptomyces sp. NBC_01237 genomic region harbors:
- the abc-f gene encoding ribosomal protection-like ABC-F family protein, giving the protein MHPQRDRAQLTLKDVSKSYGDRSVLDQVTLTVRPGEKAGIIGENGSGKSTLLRLMAGVETPDGGDLTVRFPGGTGYLAQTLTLAPDDTVQDAVDAALAELRELERRIRAAETALSAAGEPTDTELTAYGDLLTAYEERDGYRADARTDAALHGLGLAHLTRERPLATLSGGEQSRLALACVLAAAPELLLLDEPTNHLDARAVGWLEDHLRAHRGTVVAITHDRAFLERVTSVILEVDRDLRGVTRYGDGWDGYRTAKAAARRRWAQEHQEYLAELARTEELVDAAGQRLAATGKDPKEGYGKHRRSHEAKLSGQVRAARTRLEALRRSPVPAPPPPLSFTARPAVATQDDRHHPEPLLALESVSVGDRLQLPALRVEPGQRLLVNGPNGAGKTTLLRVLAGDLAPDTGTVRRRARIGYLPQELPQRPTRRTLLETFAAGRPGFPDEYAQDLLGLGLFRPEDLTVPVAALSIGQQRRLALARLVTRPADLLVLDEPTNHIALSLVEELEEALARYRGAVVVVSHDRGFRDRFTGDVLELRAGRPVRSPEKAHGRGEGYPSEEACPSRT; this is encoded by the coding sequence ATGCACCCCCAGCGCGACCGCGCTCAACTGACCTTGAAAGACGTCTCCAAGAGCTACGGAGACCGGTCGGTACTCGACCAGGTGACACTCACCGTCCGCCCCGGTGAGAAGGCCGGCATCATCGGTGAGAACGGCTCCGGCAAATCCACCCTTCTCCGGCTGATGGCGGGGGTGGAGACGCCCGACGGCGGGGACCTCACCGTCCGGTTCCCCGGCGGCACCGGATACCTCGCCCAGACCCTCACCCTCGCCCCCGACGACACCGTTCAGGACGCCGTCGACGCGGCGCTCGCCGAACTGCGCGAACTGGAACGCCGCATCCGTGCGGCGGAGACCGCGCTGTCCGCCGCGGGTGAACCCACGGACACGGAACTCACCGCCTACGGAGACCTCCTCACCGCCTACGAGGAACGCGACGGCTACCGGGCCGACGCCCGCACCGACGCGGCACTGCACGGCCTCGGCCTGGCGCACCTCACCCGCGAACGGCCGCTCGCCACCCTCTCCGGCGGCGAACAGTCCCGGCTCGCCCTGGCCTGCGTGCTGGCCGCGGCCCCCGAACTGCTGCTGCTCGACGAACCGACCAACCACCTGGACGCCCGGGCCGTCGGCTGGCTGGAGGACCACCTGCGGGCCCACCGCGGCACCGTCGTGGCCATCACGCACGACCGGGCCTTCCTGGAGCGCGTCACCTCGGTGATCCTGGAGGTCGACCGCGACCTGCGCGGCGTCACCAGGTACGGGGACGGCTGGGACGGCTACCGCACGGCCAAGGCCGCGGCCCGCCGCCGGTGGGCCCAGGAGCACCAGGAATACCTGGCGGAACTGGCCCGCACCGAGGAACTGGTGGACGCGGCCGGGCAGCGGCTCGCGGCCACCGGAAAGGACCCGAAGGAGGGCTACGGCAAACACCGCCGCTCGCACGAGGCCAAACTCTCCGGCCAGGTCAGGGCCGCCCGGACCCGCCTCGAAGCACTGCGCCGCTCACCCGTGCCCGCCCCGCCCCCGCCCCTGTCCTTCACCGCCCGCCCGGCCGTCGCCACGCAGGACGACCGGCACCACCCGGAGCCGCTGCTCGCCCTGGAATCCGTCTCCGTCGGCGACCGGCTCCAGCTCCCGGCCCTGCGCGTCGAGCCCGGACAACGGCTCCTGGTCAACGGCCCCAACGGCGCCGGGAAGACCACCCTGCTGCGGGTGCTCGCCGGGGACCTCGCCCCGGACACGGGCACGGTCCGGCGGCGGGCACGGATCGGCTACCTTCCGCAGGAACTCCCGCAGCGACCGACCCGGCGCACCCTGCTGGAGACCTTCGCCGCCGGCCGCCCCGGCTTCCCGGACGAGTACGCGCAGGACCTCCTCGGCCTCGGGCTGTTCCGCCCCGAGGACCTGACCGTTCCCGTCGCGGCCCTCTCCATCGGCCAGCAGCGCAGGCTGGCGCTGGCCCGGCTGGTGACCCGGCCCGCCGATCTGCTGGTCCTGGACGAGCCGACGAACCACATCGCGCTGAGCCTGGTGGAGGAGCTGGAGGAAGCCCTCGCGCGGTACCGGGGAGCCGTCGTCGTGGTCTCGCACGACCGCGGCTTCCGCGACCGCTTCACCGGGGACGTGCTGGAACTGCGGGCCGGCCGCCCGGTCCGGAGCCCGGAGAAGGCCCACGGCCGGGGCGAGGGCTACCCGTCCGAGGAGGCGTGCCCCTCGCGGACCTGA
- a CDS encoding TetR family transcriptional regulator produces the protein MNPERNIPERRSRKARRTRETLAQAAFELVLDRGLRKVTVEEIAETADVDRRTFSRYFPSKEAAVLDSVRGDGDRINEALKARPASEPPLTAYRRAVLDWLGDPSAEPWHRRPRFFDLLVVAEREPTLYAAFHHIRVDAQEDSVAIVADRLGVDPRLDIRPAVTVAAGAGALLAAQAAWVRGSRQDALPELVVQAFDALASDLLTQRQATTAPHSTTEGKATS, from the coding sequence ATGAATCCGGAACGGAACATCCCGGAGAGGCGCAGCCGCAAGGCCCGCCGGACCCGGGAGACGCTGGCGCAGGCCGCGTTCGAGCTCGTACTCGACCGAGGACTGCGGAAGGTGACGGTCGAGGAGATCGCGGAGACCGCCGATGTCGACCGACGCACCTTCAGCCGGTACTTCCCGAGCAAGGAAGCCGCCGTACTCGACTCCGTACGGGGCGACGGCGACCGGATCAACGAGGCCCTGAAGGCCCGCCCCGCCTCCGAGCCGCCGCTCACCGCCTACCGGCGCGCCGTGCTCGACTGGCTCGGCGACCCCTCGGCGGAGCCCTGGCACCGCCGCCCCCGGTTCTTCGACCTGCTGGTCGTCGCCGAGCGGGAACCGACCCTCTACGCGGCCTTCCACCACATCCGGGTGGACGCGCAGGAGGACTCGGTCGCCATCGTCGCGGACCGGCTCGGCGTCGATCCCCGGCTGGACATCCGCCCCGCCGTCACGGTGGCCGCGGGAGCGGGCGCCCTGCTCGCCGCCCAGGCCGCCTGGGTGCGGGGGAGCCGCCAGGACGCGTTGCCCGAGCTGGTCGTCCAGGCGTTCGACGCCCTCGCCTCGGATCTGCTCACCCAGCGGCAGGCCACTACGGCACCGCACAGCACCACAGAAGGAAAGGCAACATCATGA
- a CDS encoding NAD(P)-dependent alcohol dehydrogenase has protein sequence MKAVQYRAVGSAPEVVTVPDPEPGPGQVLLKVTAAGVCHSDIAVMSWPADQIPFPLPLTLGHEGVGTIAALGDGVTGFATGDSVAVYGPWGCGTCVNCAEGKENYCLRAKELGIAPPGLGAPGAMAEYMIVDDPRHLVPIGDLDPVKTVPLTDAGLTPYHAIKRSLSKLVPGATAVVIGTGGLGHVAIQLLRAMTAVRVIALDVTEDKLALARTVGAHEAVLSDEHAAAKVLELTGGLGAHVVLDFVGAPPTVKTAGAVARVDGDVTIVGIGGGALPVGFGTLPYGTTVTAPYWGSRKELVEVLDLAHAGSVDVHVETYSIDEAPLAYERLHSGKINGRAVILPNG, from the coding sequence ATGAAAGCCGTTCAGTACCGCGCCGTCGGATCCGCTCCCGAGGTCGTGACCGTCCCGGACCCCGAGCCCGGCCCGGGGCAGGTCCTGCTGAAGGTCACCGCCGCAGGTGTCTGCCACTCCGACATCGCCGTGATGAGCTGGCCCGCGGACCAGATCCCCTTCCCGCTGCCCCTCACCCTCGGGCACGAGGGCGTCGGCACGATCGCCGCGCTCGGTGACGGCGTCACCGGCTTCGCGACCGGCGACTCCGTCGCCGTCTACGGCCCCTGGGGCTGCGGTACCTGCGTGAACTGTGCCGAGGGCAAGGAGAACTACTGCCTGCGCGCCAAGGAGCTCGGCATCGCGCCGCCCGGACTCGGCGCCCCCGGCGCCATGGCCGAGTACATGATCGTCGACGACCCGCGCCACCTGGTGCCGATCGGCGACCTCGACCCCGTGAAGACGGTGCCGCTCACGGACGCGGGGCTGACCCCGTACCACGCGATCAAGCGCTCCCTGTCCAAGCTGGTGCCCGGCGCCACCGCCGTGGTCATCGGCACCGGCGGTCTCGGCCACGTCGCGATCCAGCTGCTGCGCGCCATGACCGCCGTGCGCGTGATCGCGCTCGACGTCACCGAGGACAAGCTCGCCCTCGCCCGCACGGTCGGCGCCCACGAAGCCGTCCTGTCCGACGAGCACGCGGCCGCCAAGGTGCTCGAACTGACCGGCGGTCTCGGCGCCCACGTCGTCCTCGACTTCGTCGGCGCCCCGCCCACCGTGAAGACGGCCGGAGCGGTCGCCCGGGTCGACGGCGATGTCACGATCGTCGGCATCGGCGGCGGCGCCCTGCCCGTCGGCTTCGGCACGCTGCCCTACGGCACGACCGTCACCGCGCCCTACTGGGGTTCGCGCAAGGAACTGGTCGAGGTGCTCGACCTCGCCCACGCCGGTTCGGTCGACGTCCATGTGGAGACGTACTCCATCGACGAGGCGCCGCTCGCGTACGAGCGACTGCACTCCGGCAAGATCAACGGCCGGGCCGTCATCCTTCCCAACGGCTGA
- a CDS encoding SDR family NAD(P)-dependent oxidoreductase has protein sequence MSTDTPATSDTEFAGRIALITGGASGIGLALAGRLAASGAAVVVADYDEEAARKAAAELESTGAKAAAVAMDVTDPASVEAAVRFTVDTFGALHLAVNNAGIGGPSNPTGEYAIEDWNRVVATNLSGVFYSMRYELPAIVAAGGGAVVNMSSILGTNGFAGSPAYVAAKHGVVGLTKTAALEYAAQNVRINAVGPGFIDTPLLRNTDGPARDHLISLHPAGRLGTAEEVAELTAFLLSDRASFIHGSYHLVDGGYSAS, from the coding sequence ATGAGCACCGACACCCCCGCCACGTCCGACACGGAGTTCGCCGGCCGGATCGCCCTCATCACCGGTGGCGCGTCCGGCATCGGCCTCGCCCTGGCCGGGCGGCTCGCCGCGAGCGGTGCGGCCGTCGTCGTCGCCGACTACGACGAGGAAGCCGCGCGCAAGGCCGCCGCCGAGCTGGAGAGCACCGGTGCGAAGGCCGCCGCGGTCGCCATGGACGTGACCGACCCGGCCTCCGTCGAGGCCGCCGTCCGCTTCACCGTCGACACCTTCGGCGCACTCCACCTCGCCGTGAACAACGCGGGCATCGGCGGTCCGAGCAACCCCACCGGTGAGTACGCCATCGAGGACTGGAACCGCGTCGTGGCGACCAACCTCAGCGGCGTCTTCTACTCGATGCGCTACGAACTCCCCGCCATCGTCGCCGCGGGCGGCGGTGCGGTGGTCAACATGTCCTCGATCCTCGGCACCAACGGCTTCGCCGGTTCCCCCGCGTACGTCGCGGCCAAGCACGGCGTCGTCGGCCTCACCAAGACCGCCGCCCTCGAATACGCCGCACAGAACGTCCGGATCAACGCCGTCGGCCCCGGCTTCATCGACACGCCCCTGCTGCGCAACACCGACGGTCCGGCCCGCGACCACCTGATCTCCCTGCACCCGGCCGGACGCCTCGGCACGGCGGAGGAAGTGGCCGAGCTCACCGCCTTCCTCCTCTCCGACAGGGCCTCCTTCATCCACGGCAGCTACCACCTGGTGGACGGCGGCTACTCCGCCTCATGA
- a CDS encoding DUF6191 domain-containing protein codes for MGFLVLMTLPGLVIGLTLLAFVDQLLLRAGRAGILPWRNSARQGQVSATGFEQLHATFSPGKQSELKERQSALLLRDDEEDGAPPNRSTVDLTGGRAVIRLPKAG; via the coding sequence ATGGGGTTTCTCGTACTGATGACTTTGCCTGGACTGGTGATCGGGCTGACCCTGCTCGCCTTCGTCGACCAGCTGCTGCTGCGCGCCGGGCGGGCCGGGATACTGCCCTGGCGCAACAGCGCCCGGCAGGGCCAGGTGTCGGCGACCGGCTTCGAGCAGCTGCACGCGACCTTCTCGCCCGGCAAGCAGAGCGAACTCAAGGAGCGTCAGAGCGCACTGCTGCTCAGGGACGACGAGGAGGACGGCGCCCCGCCGAACAGGTCCACCGTCGACCTGACCGGCGGCCGGGCGGTCATCCGCCTCCCGAAAGCAGGCTGA